The Parambassis ranga chromosome 14, fParRan2.1, whole genome shotgun sequence genome includes a window with the following:
- the map6a gene encoding microtubule-associated protein 6, translating into MAWPCISRACCMARFWNQLDKADIAVPLVFTKYTDVSEMQHIQLQPPLHPPQARVAIETQPSRAGSRTASATRAPRRCVSEERVCSSVMREDFKHWRVRPEPSCKPKNEYHEPETPFNSETQYQKDFKPWPIPKRYDHPWIQKPPPTISVDRATDRSRHAKQRVALADGESGVEKSVIADKVQEKDLLQGQERKKRPTKADGAKKVVLKVEGEGKGRAAADAVNRQIKEEISAGSSYKTEFKAYKDVKPVKMIRARSQYLPPDEKTSLETSYSATFKGQAPLQPADNKAQERRRIRSLYSEPYVEPIKQVDRFSVPRSKPKKSGATAAGQGKPVKKAKDKQSAALRGSKKTTSENQPENRPALGDKEKSKEMNNKLAEAKE; encoded by the exons ATGGCGTGGCCCTGTATCAGCAGGGCGTGCTGCATGGCCCGCTTCTGGAACCAGCTGGACAAGGCTGACATTGCGGTGCCTTTGGTCTTCACCAAGTACACGGACGTGTCTGAGATGCAGCACATCCAGCTGCAGCCGCCGCTCCACCCTCCACAGGCCCGGGTCGCTATAGAAACGCAGCCGTCTCGCGCAGGAAGCCGCACCGCTTCAGCGACACGCGCGCCGCGGAGGTGCGTTTCCGAGGAGCGCGTGTGCAGCTCGGTGATGCGCGAGGACTTTAAGCACTGGAGAGTGCGACCCGAACCGAGCTGTAAACCCAAGAACGAGTACCACGAACCGGAAACACCGTTTAACAGTGAGACCCAGTACCAGAAGGACTTCAAGCCCTGGCCTATCCCGAAAAGGTACGACCACCCCTGGATCCAAAAACCACCTCCGACCATCTCAGTCGACCGAGCAACGGACAGGTCCAGGCACGCCAAACAGCGCGTGGCTCTGGCTGATGGGGAGAGCGGCGTGGAGAAGAGCGTGATCGCTGACAAGGTGCAGGAGAAAGACCTGCTCCAGGGTCAGGAGAGGAAAAAGCGCCCCACCAAAGCGGACGGGGCGAAGAAAGTGGTCCTGAAGGTGGAGGGAGAGGGCAAAGGGAGGGCGGCGGCGGATGCGGTCAACAGACAGATCAAAGAAGAGATCTCAGCCGGCAGCTCGTACAA AACTGAGTTTAAGGCTTACAAAGATGTCAAGCCCGTAAAGATGATCCGGGCCAGGTCCCAGTACCTGCCCCCAGATGAGAAGACGAGCCTAGAGACCAGCTACAGTGCCACCTTCAAGGGACAAGCCCCGCTGCAGCCCGCTGACAACAAAGCCCAAGAGAGGCGGAGGATACGCAGTTTGTACAGCGAGCCTTACGTAGAACCCATTAAACAG GTTGACAGGTTTAGTGTCCCTCGCTCTAAACCCAAAAAGTCTGGAGCCACAGCGGCAGGCCAGGGCAAGCCAGTGAAGAAAGCCAAAGATAAGCAGAGCGCCGCACTGAGGGGCTCCAAGAAGACCACCTCGGAGAACCAGCCCGAGAACCGGCCGGCACTGGGGGACAAGGAGAAAAGTAAAGAGATGAACAACAAACTGGCTGAGGCAAAAGAGTAA